The following proteins are co-located in the Amphiprion ocellaris isolate individual 3 ecotype Okinawa chromosome 7, ASM2253959v1, whole genome shotgun sequence genome:
- the rps6kb1b gene encoding ribosomal protein S6 kinase beta-1, with amino-acid sequence MAGVFDIDLDQPEENVSDDENEEAQLNDIMDQCSGFEFNMDDCEKIEISEDNVNQGTENIRPECFELLRVLGKGGYGKVFQVRKVVGAASGKIFAMKVLKKAMIVRNAKDTAHTKAERNILEEVKHPFIVDLIYAFQTGGKLYLILEYLSGGELFMQLEREGIFMEDTACFYLAEISMALGHLHQKGIIYRDLKPENIMLNNQGHVKLTDFGLCKESIHDGTVTHTFCGTIEYMAPEILMRSGHNRAVDWWSLGALMYDMLTGAPPFTGENRKKTIDKILKCKLSLPPYLTQEARDLLKRLLKRNASSRLGAGAGDATEVQAHPFFRHINWEDLLARKVEPPFKPFLQSAEDVSQFDSKFTSQTPVDSPDDSTLSESANQAFLGFTYVAPSVLENIKEKFSFEPKIRSPRRIMGSPRTPLSPVKFSAGDCWARSPLLPGGGPSSVLQSPQDQAMELSTPEQMDITSSSEASAPLPIRQPAGVNLAQMKQQAYPVVAKRPEHLRMNL; translated from the exons ATGGCTGGAGTGTTTGACATTGATTTGGACCAGCCGGAGGAAAATGTGTCCGACGACGAGAATGAGGAG GCTCAACTCAATGATATCATGGACCAGTGCAGTGGATTTGAGTT CAACATGGACGACTGTGAGAAGATCGAGATTTCTGAGGACAACGTCAATCAGGGGACGGAGAACATCAGACCGGAGTGCTTTGAGCTGCTGCGAGTTCTGGGGAAGGGTGGTTATGGAAAG GTTTTCCAAGTTCGAAAAGTTGTTGGCGCTGCATCAGGCAAAATCTTTGCcatgaaagttttaaaaaag GCTATGATTGTGCGCAACGCCAAGGACACGGCCCACACCAAGGCGGAGAGGAACATCCTGGAGGAAGTGAAGCATCCCTTCATCGTCGATCTCATCTACGCCTTCCAGACAGGAGGGAAGCTCTACCTTATCCTGGAGTACCTGAGTG GAGGAGAACTCTTCATGCAGCTGGAGAGGGAGGGCATCTTCATGGAAGACACAGCCTG ttTTTACCTGGCAGAAATTTCCATGGCTCTGGGTCACCTGCACCAGAAGGGCATCATCTACAGGGACCTGAAGCCTGAGAACATTATGCTCAACAACCAAG GTCATGTAAAGTTGACAGACTTTGGGCTGTGTAAAGAATCCATTCATGACGGCACGGTTACCCACACTTTCTGTGGCACCATTGAATACAT GGCCCCAGAGATCCTGATGAGAAGTGGACACAACAGAGCGGTGGACTGGTGGAGTCTGGGCGCTCTGATGTACGACATGCTCACAGGAGCG CCTCCATTCACCGGGGAAAACCGAAAAAAGACCATTGACAAGATCCTGAAGTGCAAGCTCAGCCTGCCGCCCTACCTCACACAAGAAGCTAGAGATCTCCTGAAACGG TTGCTGAAGAGAAACGCCTCGTCACGGCTGGGAGCTGGAGCAGGAGACGCCACAGAAGTGCAG GCTCATCCCTTCTTTCGACACATCAACTGGGAGGATTTGTTGGCACGGAAAGTGGAGCCTCCCTTCAAGCCTTTCCTG CAATCAGCCGAAGACGTGAGTCAGTTTGACTCAAAGTTCACCAGTCAGACACCAGTCGACAGCCCGGATGACTCGACCCTCAGTGAGAGTGCCAATCAAGCCTTCCTG GGTTTCACATATGTTGCTCCATCAGTCCTGGAAAACATCAAAGAGAAGTTCTCATTCGAGCCAAAAATCCGCTCACCTCGACGGATCATGGGCAGCCCAAGAACACCTCTCAG CCCGGTGAAGTTCTCAGCAGGGGACTGCTGGGCCCGGAGCCCCCTCCTCCCCGGCGGAGGACCGAGTAGTGTCCTCCAGTCTCCTCAGGACCAGGCCATGGAACTGTCCACCCCAGAGCAGATGGACATCACGAGCAGCTCCGAGGCCTCGGCCCCTCTGCCCATCCGTCAGCCTGCCGGGGTCAACCTGGCTCAGATGAAGCAGCAGGCCTATCCGGTGGTGGCCAAACGACCCGAGCATCTACGTATGAACCTATGA
- the slc33a1 gene encoding acetyl-coenzyme A transporter 1, which translates to MPTAPIMEPSDLITHKNGRQRKMVGANLLSENMRDVDRGETSSPEPEVEEEAEGLIRGTDSEDRRRHKARPGIRGELGNILLLLFLYVLQGIPLGLAGSIPLILQSKNVSYKDQAFFSFVFWPFSLKLFWAPLVDALYFSRFGRRKSWLVPTQYLLGLFMLYLSLTVNSLLQSETGPCVVTLTAVFFMLAFLAATQDIAVDGWALTMLSRENVGYASTCNSVGQTAGYFLGNVLFLALESADFCNKYLRLEPKDTGIVTLSDFLFFWGIVFLVSTTLVAIFKRENEHGKGKRKVPEETQGVMETYKLLFSIIKMPTVFTFCVLLLTAKIGFSAADAVTGLKLVEAGVPKEQLALLAVPMVPLQILLPVIISKYTAGPRPLDVFYKAFPFRLLIGLEYALLVWWTPSVKQEGGFPVYYFAIVLLSYALHQVALYSMYVACMAFHAKVSDPLIGGTYMTLLNTVTNLGGNWPSTVALWMVDPLTSKECQGAVGQSCGSSEEAGLCVKEGGFCVTTLDGYYVESVVCVVIGLAWWVWLGKKMRRLQEQSPAAWRCRINQ; encoded by the exons ATGCCCACTGCTCCCATCATGGAGCCCTCAGATTTGATCACGCACAAAAACGGGAGGCAGAGGAAGATGGTGGGCGCTAACCTGCTGTCTGAAAACATGAGGGATGTGGACAGGGGAGAGACCAGCTCCCCTGAGCCAGAAGTAGAAGAGGAAGCAGAGGGTCTCATCAGAGGGACGGACTCCGAGGACAGGAGGCGTCACAAAGCCCGGCCTGGGATCCGTGGCGAGCTGGGGAACATACTGCTTCTTCTGTTCCTCTATGTGCTGCAGGGGATTCCTCTGGGACTGGCTGGCAGCATCCCGCTGATCTTACAGAGTAAGAACGTCAGCTACAAAGACCAAGCTTTCTTCAGCTTCGTCTTTTGGCCATTTAGTCTCAAGCTTTTCTGGGCACCGCTGGTGGATGCACTGTACTTCAGCAGGTTTGGCAGAAG AAAGTCATGGCTGGTGCCTACACAGTACCTCCTGGGCCTCTTCATGCTCTACCTTTCTTTAACGGTCAACTCGCTGCTGCAGAGTGAGACAGGACCATGTGTAGTAACACTTACTGCAGTCTTCTTTATGCTTGCCTTTCTGGCAGCCACACAG GATATAGCTGTGGATGGCTGGGCCCTGACTATGTTATCCAGAGAAAATGTGGGATATGCATCTACATGCAACTCTGTAGGCCAGACGGCTGGCTACTTCCTGGGGAATGTGCTCTTTTTGGCTCTGGAGTCGGCAGACTTTTGCAACAAatacctcagattagagcccaagGACACAGGCATCGTCACCTTGTCAG atttcttgtttttttggggaATCGTGTTCCTGGTTTCCACCACACTGGTGGCCATctttaaaagagaaaatgaacatgGCAAAGGGAAGAGAAAAGTTCCAGAAGAGACACAAGGCGTCATGGAAACCTACAAGTTGTTGTTCTCTATCATCAAGATGCCCACAGTCTTCACCTTTTGTGTCCTGCTTCTCACTGCCAAA atTGGCTTTTCTGCAGCAGATGCAGTTACAGGTCTGAAGCTGGTGGAGGCTGGAGTTCCCAAGGAACAGCTGGCATTGCTGGCAGTGCCCATGGTGCCTCTGCAGATCCTGCTGCCGGTGATCATCAGTAAATACACAGCGGGGCCCCGGCCTCTGGATGTCTTCTACAAGGCCTTCCCTTTTAG GTTGCTTATAGGGCTGGAGTATGCACTGCTGGTGTGGTGGACTCCCAGTGTAAAACAAGAAGGAGGATTCCCCGTTTACTACTTTGCCATTGTGCTGCTTAGCTACGCACTGCATCAG GTGGCGTTGTACAGCATGTATGTGGCCTGCATGGCTTTCCACGCCAAAGTGAGTGACCCCCTCATCGGCGGGACCTACATGACCCTGCTCAACACGGTCACCAACCTTGGAGGAAACTGGCCCTCCACGGTCGCTCTGTGGATGGTTGATCCACTGACTTCGAAGGAATGCCAGGGGGCTGTGGGGCAGAGCTGTGGCTCCTCAGAAGAGGCAGGG CTGTGCGTGAAGGAAGGCGGCTTTTGTGTGACGACGCTGGATGGCTACTACGTGGAGTCTGTGGTGTGCGTTGTGATTGGTTTAGCCTGGTGGGTGTGGTTAGGGAAGAAAATGAGGCGGCTGCAGGAGCAGAGCCCTGCTGCATGGAGGTGCAGAATCAACCAGTGA
- the tubd1 gene encoding tubulin delta chain, translating to MSVVTVQLGQCGNQVAHELLDVVWSDAQKKPSRAASCERFFHHNTHGELVARAVLIDMEPKVINQSLSRAAKCGRWRYGEDSHFSQKQGSGNNWANGYCVHGPRHRDVVEELVRREVERCDRLAGLLAMMSVAGGTGSGVGAYVTQCLRDIYPTSFILNHLTWPYRTGEVIVQNYNSVLTLAHLYQLSDAILVHENDTAHRICSQLLNIKHISFSDVNKVIAHQLGSVLQPALTADSHGVYSRNPLGELVSALACHPEYKLLSMCTIPQMPSSSIAYSTFSWPGLLKHLRQMLISNSKMEEGIDWQVRPPAGSGRSTSLTGSSFNTSLANLLILRGKDVYSAETGGFEDPALYTSWLSSKEAFSLWKSPVSFNKYEKSATLVSNSQALLSPLNDMVGKAWNMFASRAYIHQYMKYGISEEDFLDSFTSLEQVISSYRQLC from the exons ATGTCGGTGGTGACGGTGCAGCTCGGTCAGTGCGGGAACCAGGTGGCTCACGAGCTGCTCGACGTCGTTTGGAGCGACGCTCAGAAGAAACCCTCCAGAGCAGCCAGCTGTGAGCGCTTCTTCCACCACAACACACATGGAG AGCTCGTGGCCCGGGCGGTGCTCATTGACATGGAGCCCAAAGTGATCAACCAGAGTCTGAGCAGAGCCGCCAAGTGTGGCCGGTGGAGGTACGGAGAAGATTCTCACTTCAGCCAGAAGCAGGGCTCCGGGAACAACTGGGCTAATGG GTATTGTGTCCACGGCCCTCGTCACAGAGACGTGGTGGAGGAGCTGGTGAGGCGGGAGGTGGAGCGCTGCGACAGGCTGGCTGGGCTGTTAGCCATGATGAGCGTAGCAGGAGGAACGGGGTCAGGAGTCGGTGCTTACGTCACCCAGTGTCTCCGAGACATCTACCCAACGTCCTTCATCCTCAACCACCTCACCTGGCCGTACAGGACTGGAGAG GTGATCGTCCAGAACTACAACTCCGTGCTGACGTTGGCTCATCTCTACCAGTTGTCAGACGCCATCCTGGTGCACGAGAACGACACGGCGCACAGGATCTGCAGTCAGCTGCTCAACATTAAACACATCTCTTTCAGTGACGTCAACAAGGTCATCGCTCACCAGCTGGGCAGTGTGCTGCAGCCTGCGCTCACCGCTGACTCCCACGGAGTCTACAGCAGAAATCCTCTGG GTGAGTTGGTGAGCGCTCTAGCGTGCCACCCAGAGTACAAGCTGCTCAGTATGTGCACTATTCCTCAGATGCCCAGTTCCTCCATAGCCTACAGTACATTCAGCTGGCCAGGGCTGCTCAAACATCTGCGACAGATGCTCATCTCCAACTCCAAGATGGAAGAAG GTATCGACTGGCAGGTGCGTCCACCTGCAGGCTCTGGGCGGAGCACGAGTCTGACAGGAAGTAGCTTTAACACGTCTCTGGCCAACCTGCTCATACTGAGAGGCAAAGATGTCTACAGTGCAGAGACAG GTGGCTTTGAGGACCCAGCCCTCTACACTTCCTGGCTCTCATCAAAAGAAGCTTTCAGCTTGTGGAAATCCCCAGTCTCCtttaataaatatgaaaaatctgCAACGCTGGTCAGTAACAGCCAGGCTCTGCTCAGTCCTCTGAATGACATGGTGGGAAAAGCCTGGAATATGTTTGCCTCCAG GGC